In Vibrio sp. STUT-A11, a genomic segment contains:
- a CDS encoding ABC transporter permease yields the protein MSQSNQVAAPEAVPSAWQRFKKSDFLYYFKRDKVAMTSFTVFMVFLVLALAAPILAPTDPYDLTSIDIMDSELPPSWMEEGDERFVLGTDEQGRDILSTILYGSRLSLTIGFLAVGLQLILGIIIGLSAGYFGGRIDSFLMRFADVQLSFSTMMVAIIVSAIFKASFGSDFYSQYAVVMLVVIIGVAEWPQYARTIRASVLAEKKKEYVEAARVMGFKAPRIMFRHILPNCLSPILVISTVQVANAIMSEAALSFLGLGLPVDQPSLGALISIGFNYIFSGAWWITAFPGIVLVTLVLVINLLGDWLRDVFNPKLYKG from the coding sequence ATGAGCCAATCAAATCAAGTTGCCGCTCCTGAAGCCGTTCCTTCAGCGTGGCAGCGTTTTAAAAAGTCAGATTTTCTGTACTACTTTAAGCGTGACAAAGTCGCGATGACAAGTTTCACTGTGTTTATGGTGTTCTTAGTATTAGCTCTTGCGGCACCCATTCTGGCACCAACCGATCCTTATGACCTGACGTCGATCGATATTATGGACTCGGAACTTCCTCCTTCATGGATGGAAGAAGGCGATGAGCGTTTTGTTTTGGGGACGGATGAGCAAGGTCGTGACATTTTATCGACGATTCTTTATGGCTCTCGCTTATCACTGACCATCGGCTTTCTGGCTGTGGGTCTACAGCTGATTCTGGGGATCATCATTGGTCTGTCTGCGGGTTACTTTGGCGGCCGTATCGACAGCTTCTTAATGCGTTTTGCTGATGTTCAGCTTTCGTTCTCAACCATGATGGTAGCGATCATCGTTTCGGCGATTTTCAAAGCCAGCTTTGGCAGTGACTTCTACAGCCAATATGCAGTGGTTATGCTGGTGGTGATCATCGGTGTGGCAGAATGGCCACAGTACGCACGTACTATCCGTGCATCGGTTCTGGCAGAGAAGAAAAAAGAGTACGTAGAAGCGGCACGTGTGATGGGCTTTAAAGCGCCACGTATTATGTTCCGTCATATTCTGCCGAACTGTCTGTCGCCAATATTAGTTATCTCGACGGTTCAGGTAGCGAATGCGATCATGTCTGAAGCGGCACTGTCATTCCTTGGCTTAGGTTTACCAGTGGATCAGCCGTCTTTGGGTGCGCTGATCAGTATCGGCTTTAACTACATCTTCTCGGGCGCTTGGTGGATTACCGCTTTTCCTGGCATTGTGTTGGTGACATTGGTACTGGTAATCAACCTATTGGGTGACTGGTTACGTGATGTATTTAACCCGAAACTGTATAAAGGTTAA
- a CDS encoding ABC transporter ATP-binding protein, which produces MSLLEVKNLRIEYPSRHGVHAAVKSLSFQIERGEIVGVVGESGAGKSTVGNAVIDLLSPPGRVASGDVFLDGEKISGLSPEAMRKVRGSKIGFIFQDPMTSLNPLFTVEQQLKETIHANMKVSDEEAYQRALSLMQQVGIPQPENRLKQYPHQFSGGMRQRVVIAIALAGEPDLIIADEPTTALDVSIQDQILNLIRELCVKNNVGCMLVTHDMGVVSNVTDRVAVMYRGDLVEFGPTAKVLGNPDHPYTRSLISAVPRSDRKLDRFPLVSYIEEATEMKSLDIKNHWLGQSQDQREYTGPLLDVKNVNLRFVTKDSLFESRREYVQASNNVSFEVHEGETFGLVGESGSGKSTIARVIAGLYEPNSGQVKFEGLDLTAMKSEKERRPVRRQMQMVFQNPYTSMNPRMKVADIIAEPIRFHKLTKNETETRQIVNDLLDHVGLGRMAGLKYPHEFSGGQRQRISIARALATRPRLLICDEPTSALDVSVQAQILNLLKDLQSELNLTMLFISHDLPVIRQMCDRVGVMQMGTLLEVAPTEQLFTAPQHEYSKKLISLMPEFTGLREEIKSA; this is translated from the coding sequence ATGTCACTATTAGAAGTGAAAAACCTTCGTATTGAGTATCCATCCCGACACGGTGTTCACGCAGCCGTGAAATCGCTTTCGTTCCAAATTGAACGTGGTGAGATTGTGGGTGTTGTTGGCGAATCAGGTGCGGGTAAATCCACCGTGGGTAACGCTGTTATTGATTTGCTTAGTCCTCCGGGTCGTGTTGCCAGTGGCGACGTATTTCTGGATGGCGAAAAGATTTCTGGTTTATCCCCGGAAGCGATGCGTAAGGTTCGTGGTTCGAAAATAGGCTTTATTTTCCAAGACCCAATGACCTCTCTTAACCCTCTGTTTACGGTTGAGCAGCAGCTTAAAGAAACTATTCATGCCAACATGAAAGTGTCGGATGAAGAGGCTTATCAACGTGCGCTTTCTCTGATGCAGCAAGTGGGCATTCCTCAACCGGAAAACCGTCTTAAACAGTATCCTCACCAATTCTCAGGTGGTATGCGTCAGCGTGTGGTTATTGCCATTGCTCTGGCGGGTGAACCTGATCTGATCATTGCTGACGAGCCAACGACGGCTTTGGACGTTTCAATCCAAGACCAAATCCTGAACCTGATTCGTGAGTTGTGCGTCAAGAACAACGTTGGCTGTATGCTGGTTACGCACGATATGGGCGTGGTTTCGAATGTGACCGACCGTGTCGCAGTTATGTATCGTGGAGATCTGGTTGAATTTGGCCCGACAGCAAAAGTGCTCGGTAACCCAGACCATCCATACACGCGCAGCTTGATTTCTGCGGTTCCTCGCTCAGACAGAAAGCTCGATCGCTTCCCTCTGGTCAGTTACATCGAAGAAGCGACAGAAATGAAGTCGCTAGACATTAAGAATCACTGGTTAGGACAAAGTCAGGATCAACGTGAGTACACTGGTCCGTTGTTGGATGTGAAAAACGTCAACCTAAGATTCGTGACCAAAGACTCGCTGTTTGAAAGCCGTCGTGAGTACGTACAAGCGTCGAATAACGTCAGTTTTGAAGTTCACGAAGGTGAGACGTTTGGTCTGGTGGGTGAATCTGGCTCTGGTAAGTCGACAATAGCACGTGTGATTGCGGGCTTGTATGAACCAAACTCTGGTCAGGTAAAGTTTGAAGGCCTGGACCTGACAGCGATGAAGTCAGAAAAAGAGCGTCGCCCTGTTCGCCGTCAAATGCAGATGGTATTCCAGAACCCTTATACGTCAATGAACCCTCGCATGAAGGTGGCGGATATCATTGCTGAGCCTATTCGTTTCCATAAACTAACTAAAAACGAAACAGAAACACGCCAAATCGTGAATGACTTGCTTGATCACGTTGGTTTGGGGCGTATGGCTGGTCTTAAGTATCCACACGAATTCTCAGGTGGTCAGCGTCAGCGTATTTCTATTGCGCGCGCACTGGCAACGAGGCCCCGTCTTTTAATTTGTGACGAACCAACATCAGCGTTGGATGTTTCGGTACAGGCACAGATTCTTAACTTGCTGAAAGATCTGCAAAGTGAGCTGAACTTGACTATGTTGTTTATCAGTCACGACTTACCGGTAATTCGTCAGATGTGTGACCGAGTCGGTGTAATGCAGATGGGTACGCTACTGGAAGTGGCACCAACTGAGCAGTTGTTTACCGCACCTCAGCATGAATACAGTAAGAAACTGATTTCTCTGATGCCAGAATTTACTGGGCTAAGAGAAGAGATTAAATCGGCATAA
- a CDS encoding ABC transporter substrate-binding protein: protein MKTMKSKLAVALIAAGLSFNSLAADIKVGYAADPVSLDPHEQLSGGTLQMSHMVFDPLVRFTQEMDFEPRLAESWERINDTTVRFKLREGVKFHSGNTMTADDVVWTFERLQNSPDFKSIFEPYEKIVKVDDNTFDLVTKGPYPLVLQTATYIFPMDSKFYTGKTEDGKDKSELVKHGNSFASTHVSGTGPFIVTSREQGVKVEFERFKDYWDKESKGNVDKLTLVPIKEDATRVAALLSGGVDMIHPVAPNDHQRVKDADGIDLVTLPGTRIITLQMNQNSNEALKDVRVRQAIVHAINNEGIVKKIMKGFATAAGQQSPAGYVGHNEELVPRYDLKKAKELMKEAGYEDGLTLTMIAPNNRYVNDAKVAQAAAAMLSKIGIKVDLKTMPKAQYWPEFDLCSADMLMIGWHSDTEDSANFNEFLTMTRNEETGRGQYNCGHYSNPEMDKVVEAANVETDPAKRAEMLKGVEATLYNDAAFVPLHWQSEAWGAKSNVKAADIVNPMVMPYFGDLVVE, encoded by the coding sequence ATGAAAACCATGAAAAGCAAATTAGCAGTGGCGCTAATCGCGGCGGGACTAAGTTTTAACTCGTTGGCAGCAGACATTAAAGTTGGCTACGCTGCTGATCCGGTATCGCTTGACCCGCACGAGCAGCTATCTGGTGGTACACTGCAAATGTCACACATGGTATTTGACCCACTGGTTCGTTTCACTCAGGAAATGGATTTTGAACCACGCCTGGCAGAAAGTTGGGAGCGTATTAACGATACGACAGTACGTTTTAAACTGCGTGAAGGTGTGAAATTCCACTCTGGTAACACAATGACTGCAGATGACGTTGTATGGACATTTGAGCGTCTGCAAAACTCTCCAGACTTTAAATCTATCTTCGAACCGTACGAAAAAATCGTTAAAGTTGACGACAATACCTTTGATCTTGTGACTAAAGGCCCATACCCACTTGTGCTGCAAACGGCAACGTACATCTTCCCAATGGACAGCAAGTTCTACACTGGTAAAACGGAAGACGGCAAAGACAAATCTGAGCTAGTGAAGCATGGTAACTCATTTGCATCAACTCACGTTTCTGGTACTGGTCCGTTCATCGTGACATCACGTGAACAGGGCGTAAAAGTAGAATTTGAACGCTTCAAAGATTACTGGGACAAAGAGTCAAAAGGTAACGTTGATAAGCTAACGCTAGTGCCTATCAAAGAAGATGCGACTCGTGTTGCTGCACTACTTTCTGGCGGCGTAGATATGATTCACCCAGTCGCGCCAAACGATCACCAACGTGTGAAAGACGCTGACGGTATCGATCTGGTAACACTGCCTGGTACTCGTATTATCACGCTACAAATGAACCAAAACAGCAACGAAGCGTTGAAAGACGTTCGCGTTCGTCAAGCGATTGTGCATGCCATCAATAACGAAGGCATCGTGAAGAAAATTATGAAAGGCTTCGCAACGGCAGCTGGTCAGCAAAGCCCGGCAGGTTACGTTGGTCATAACGAAGAACTGGTTCCTCGTTACGATCTGAAGAAAGCCAAAGAGCTGATGAAAGAAGCGGGCTACGAAGACGGCTTGACGCTAACAATGATTGCGCCAAACAACCGTTACGTGAACGATGCCAAAGTTGCACAAGCAGCGGCGGCGATGCTGTCTAAGATCGGCATCAAGGTTGATCTGAAGACCATGCCTAAAGCGCAATACTGGCCTGAGTTTGATTTATGTTCTGCTGACATGCTGATGATCGGCTGGCACTCAGATACTGAAGATTCTGCAAACTTCAACGAATTCCTAACCATGACTCGTAACGAAGAAACTGGTCGTGGTCAGTACAACTGTGGTCACTACTCAAACCCGGAAATGGATAAAGTAGTAGAGGCGGCTAACGTTGAAACGGATCCAGCGAAACGTGCAGAGATGCTAAAAGGTGTCGAAGCAACGTTATACAACGACGCAGCATTCGTACCGCTACACTGGCAAAGTGAAGCGTGGGGCGCGAAGTCTAACGTGAAAGCAGCAGACATCGTGAACCCAATGGTTATGCCTTACTTTGGCGACCTAGTGGTTGAATAA
- a CDS encoding HAD family hydrolase, translating into MLKAIFFDMDETLCGTSQADKVAGQEFANWMKATYPQLADSNAFLQRYLQGVYKKLNAEFPDLVALLPDENAFRCGLIKTILAEQGIEISVEQAQQAQSFFDSARMNAFSFLPGVKEMLVELRQHYTLVVITNGPIFSQHPKLAATEMSEWVDHIIVGGEEPEEKPAASIFHKALKLADVKPEEALHIGDSLAADIAGANNMDILSVWVNPKGADNQTDIEPDYEVKDTVELKEILKTLAQ; encoded by the coding sequence GTGCTTAAAGCGATTTTTTTTGATATGGACGAAACTTTATGTGGCACATCTCAAGCCGATAAAGTGGCAGGGCAAGAATTTGCAAATTGGATGAAAGCAACCTATCCACAGCTCGCGGACTCTAATGCCTTCTTACAACGCTACCTACAAGGCGTGTATAAAAAGCTCAATGCAGAGTTTCCCGATCTCGTTGCTCTGCTACCGGATGAAAATGCATTCCGTTGTGGCCTGATAAAAACCATCCTTGCAGAACAAGGCATCGAAATAAGCGTAGAGCAAGCTCAACAGGCACAAAGTTTTTTTGACTCTGCACGCATGAATGCATTCTCCTTTTTACCAGGGGTAAAAGAGATGCTGGTTGAACTGCGTCAGCACTACACACTCGTTGTAATCACTAACGGGCCAATCTTCTCTCAGCATCCGAAACTCGCAGCAACTGAGATGAGTGAATGGGTCGATCACATTATTGTTGGTGGTGAAGAACCTGAAGAAAAACCTGCGGCAAGCATCTTCCATAAGGCTCTTAAGCTAGCAGACGTTAAACCAGAAGAGGCGCTTCATATCGGTGACTCTTTAGCAGCAGATATTGCAGGCGCTAACAATATGGATATTCTCAGCGTTTGGGTGAACCCAAAAGGCGCAGATAATCAGACGGATATTGAGCCTGACTACGAAGTAAAAGACACCGTGGAGCTAAAAGAAATCCTCAAAACGCTCGCGCAATAG
- a CDS encoding ABC transporter permease codes for MFSFLVKRLFQALIVMFVISLVAFAIQDNLGDPLRELVGQSVSESERQALRDELGLNDPFITKYTRFVGNALQGDLGTSYFFKRPAVEVILDKLVATLELVFGATLIIIAFSIPLGVYSAIHPKSIFTKFVMAMSSVGISIPVFLTAIMLMYVFSIELGWLPSYGRGETSNLLGWESGFFTLDGIKHLILPCIALASIMLPLFIRLVRSEMLEVLSSEYIKFAKAKGLNLQKIYYQHALKNTMLPVLTVGGVQIGTMVAYTILTETVFQWPGTGFLFLEAINRVDTPLITAYVIFVGLIFVVTNTIVDLLYGIINPTVNLTGKGA; via the coding sequence ATGTTTTCGTTTCTGGTCAAGCGCCTGTTTCAGGCACTGATAGTGATGTTTGTGATCAGTTTGGTGGCGTTTGCCATTCAGGACAACCTGGGTGACCCGCTGCGTGAGCTTGTAGGTCAGTCGGTTTCGGAATCGGAGCGTCAAGCGCTGCGTGATGAACTGGGCCTGAACGATCCCTTTATCACAAAGTACACTCGCTTTGTTGGTAATGCACTGCAAGGTGATTTGGGTACTTCATACTTTTTCAAGCGTCCAGCGGTTGAGGTCATTCTTGATAAGCTGGTTGCGACACTTGAGCTCGTGTTTGGCGCGACGCTCATCATTATTGCTTTCTCAATACCACTTGGGGTGTACTCTGCGATTCACCCGAAAAGTATCTTCACCAAATTTGTTATGGCGATGAGTAGTGTCGGCATTTCGATTCCGGTTTTCCTGACCGCAATCATGCTGATGTACGTCTTCTCCATTGAGCTAGGCTGGCTGCCTTCCTACGGGCGGGGTGAAACATCGAACCTTCTCGGTTGGGAGTCAGGCTTCTTTACCCTTGATGGTATCAAGCACCTGATCCTACCATGTATTGCTCTGGCTTCTATTATGTTGCCGCTGTTCATTCGTTTGGTTCGTTCAGAAATGCTGGAAGTGCTGAGCTCTGAGTACATTAAGTTCGCAAAAGCAAAAGGTCTGAACTTACAAAAAATCTATTACCAACATGCACTGAAAAATACCATGCTGCCAGTACTGACAGTGGGTGGTGTGCAAATTGGTACTATGGTGGCCTACACCATTCTGACTGAAACTGTATTCCAATGGCCGGGTACGGGTTTCCTTTTCCTTGAGGCGATTAACCGTGTAGATACACCGCTAATCACAGCCTACGTTATTTTTGTTGGTTTGATCTTCGTGGTAACCAATACCATCGTCGACTTGCTGTACGGCATCATCAACCCAACTGTGAACCTAACCGGAAAAGGAGCTTAA
- a CDS encoding SPOR domain-containing protein, translated as MELKKAQHLSRRIQLCLSLALVLGGAQFSPYVLAEEFLCQATQASDKELPKLEQTCPIGNGVWGKKVPQGGSDFYWIQCGLLPKPMSLAKAKPLYNQITTDVWMKAEPSGYRCLIGPYTDPAKAAADLRGVKTLPNYKDAFIRVVGKRNTSASKQTKAVTKSVVGNAPAASVSSVRPNTDAFKSPSATAEKKTTAAKQVATKPAVQAKPEKRVSSRDGIVVRLKTVLQGKTYVAPYLVDNRNQFYMEYGKPWNRLNYKDALQICQQLDMSLATSEEFKTLRASGVMEKNKWPLQLPYWGKGKKGLFTDREPNQLTGTSLLNVMCVK; from the coding sequence ATGGAATTGAAGAAGGCACAACACTTATCACGACGTATCCAATTATGCCTCAGCCTAGCTTTGGTCTTGGGCGGCGCTCAGTTTTCTCCTTATGTGTTGGCTGAAGAGTTTCTTTGTCAGGCGACTCAGGCTAGCGACAAAGAGCTACCAAAGCTTGAGCAAACCTGTCCTATTGGTAATGGAGTATGGGGAAAGAAAGTGCCGCAGGGTGGCAGTGATTTCTACTGGATTCAATGTGGTTTGCTGCCAAAGCCGATGTCACTGGCCAAAGCTAAACCCCTCTATAACCAAATCACCACTGATGTTTGGATGAAAGCAGAACCCAGCGGCTATCGCTGTCTGATTGGTCCGTACACGGACCCTGCTAAAGCAGCGGCTGATTTGCGTGGAGTGAAAACCTTGCCCAACTACAAAGATGCGTTTATTCGTGTGGTTGGGAAGCGTAACACCTCGGCGTCGAAACAAACCAAGGCTGTGACGAAGTCAGTTGTTGGCAACGCGCCTGCTGCCTCGGTTTCGAGTGTACGACCGAACACCGATGCGTTTAAATCTCCATCGGCGACCGCTGAAAAAAAAACTACCGCAGCGAAGCAAGTTGCGACTAAACCAGCAGTTCAAGCTAAGCCGGAAAAGAGAGTATCAAGTCGAGATGGTATTGTGGTTCGCTTAAAAACCGTACTACAGGGTAAAACGTATGTCGCGCCGTACTTGGTTGATAATCGGAACCAGTTTTACATGGAATATGGTAAACCGTGGAACCGCCTCAACTATAAAGACGCATTACAGATATGCCAGCAATTAGACATGTCGTTGGCAACGTCTGAAGAGTTTAAGACATTAAGAGCTTCAGGTGTGATGGAAAAGAATAAATGGCCGCTTCAACTGCCGTATTGGGGCAAAGGTAAGAAAGGTTTGTTTACCGATCGTGAGCCTAACCAATTAACGGGCACTTCGTTACTCAATGTGATGTGTGTGAAGTGA